A genomic stretch from Styela clava chromosome 5, kaStyClav1.hap1.2, whole genome shotgun sequence includes:
- the LOC120344507 gene encoding uncharacterized protein LOC120344507 isoform X1, protein MNEKLLIYIGLFAWMIAVVSAGRGEWNAFGSYQYYVSGNEDIKPYADGETFCKNNDGKMALIKTSEIQTFIQNQVTATSGTPYGFYIGLKEVGTSNTFIWNDNSELTYINWKKGQPSSEKPEPCVSMGWFHTYYADLLWYDVECVANAPIGFVCQRLIGWNWGSWESWGSCECPGMRQRNRTCVDSGRIGPYSCNDTSTQSEICAPSVSCNATMPLIPLDRGNWFPNGSYEYYVSPGGSSGSYEYSKTFCKNKGSELALIKNKITQGFIKTLISNGSGEPYTFYIGLVYDKSKSMFQWNDGTNLSFTLWDEGEPNNHDSDSSTQICVSIGKQKTYDTNLLWHTIDCITGATGQKGLVCQRIIGKYWQTWSSWSECNCSTIIKMRKRTCIDSSRTGPDACVGSHNETANCTKDPTCYTTTVAETTLPLTTTAGKLTTDVMTIMTTGSTDENNVVTNATSNLQGTSSLLAETEQDQMTTVTFQFTFETKINSTEEMGINLTQSTIHLPEPMTTTGMDSHVVNTESTTITGPSPMSLVQTNESKTTMENKMTTSDSGGITSSLLNTTIPTSTIIQSTSETSQGSNFEVTSPILSMATTVMETTTGRITQSISTPTKTDFTSTAVTTSPESSSNQHATSISVTTTTTKEHKSTATIKQTKTQKSATFESTTEDETSKIPDISTIGILRPSTPASQTSIIGPVVGTIGGILLLALIVVFILSKQLKKRRGSGTINKGGRGNYNEGLEMEEQLNPRDIMSEHPEDVESGRDNSEKTETLRYQTFSNPAGNSDNNSLLPKDQVDSSNGQDSPYAVVDNHQNQINDVTTEGNDNAMYTAVNKTKSKKLTESSNVSDAVDVTEPQYAVVDKQKKGEIINVSANPDENSPVAYATVQKTNVEDSKKMSKSENPSDENQESGPTYATVEKSKSKGPVKQKTPSDGDDKHDNKVTYAVVQKPKKDDSSNVIEVTYATVNKPKTDQSSDVKGRAEGADIELNDDPYAMIDKGK, encoded by the exons ATGAATGAGAAACTTTTGATATACATTGGATTATTTGCTTGGATGATTGCTGTCGTTAGCGCAG GTAGAGGTGAGTGGAATGCATTTGGAAGTTATCAATACTACGTATCTGGAAATGAAGATATAAAACCATATGCTGATGGTGAAACATTCTGTAAAAATAATGATGGGAAGATGGCATTGATTAAAACGAGCGAGATTCAAACGTTTATTCAAAATCAAGTAACAGCTACCTCAG GAACACCCTATGGATTTTATATTGGATTAAAGGAAGTTGGCACAAGCAATACCTTCATATGGAATGACAATTCAGAACTAACTTACATCAACTGGAAGAAGGGTCAACCTTCTAGTGAGAAACCTGAACCGTGTGTTTCTATGGGGTGGTTTCACACGTATTATGCAGATCTACTGTGGTATGACGTTGAATGCGTTGCGAATGCACCAATTGGGTTTGTCTGCCAGCGATTAATTG GCTGGAATTGGGGATCATGGGAGTCTTGGGGAAGTTGTGAATGCCCGGGAATGAGACAGCGTAACCGAACTTGTGTTGACAGCGGAAGAATTGGTCCATACTCATGTAATGATACGTCAACACAATCGGAA ATATGCGCGCCATCTGTTTCCTGCAATGCAACTATGCCTTTGATTCCACTAG ATCGAGGAAACTGGTTTCCTAACGGAAGTTATGAATATTACGTTTCACCGGGTGGTAGTTCAGGATCTTATGAATATTcgaaaacattttgcaaaaataaaggAAGCGAATTAGCATtgataaagaataaaataaccCAAGGATTTATTAAAACACTCATTTCTAATGGATCAG GAGAACCATACACGTTCTATATTGGACTTGTTTATGACAAATCAAAGTCGATGTTTCAATGGAACGATGGAACAAACTTGTCATTCACTCTTTGGGATGAAGGAGAACCAAACAATCATGATTCTGATAGTAGCACACAAATTTGCGTATCGATTGGTAAACAAAAAACTTATGACACAAATCTCCTGTGGCATACGATAGACTGTATCACAGGAGCAACAGGACAAAAAGGATTGGTGTGTCAAAGAATTATTG GTAAATACTGGCAAACCTGGTCTTCTTGGAGTGAATGTAACTGCTCAACCATAATCAAAATGAGAAAACGCACATGCATTGATTCTTCTCGAACAGGGCCCGATGCGTGCGTTGGCAGCCACAATGAG ACTGCAAATTGTACAAAAGACCCAACTTGTTATACGACTACTGTTGCGGAAACAACATTACCATTAACTACAACTGCTGGTAAGTTAACCACCGACGTAATGACTATCATGACTACTGGTTCTACAGATGAAAATAATGTTGTGACAAATGCAACCTCTAACTTGCAAGGCACTTCTTCTTTACTCGCAGAAACCGAACAAGACCAAATGACGACAGTGACCTTCCAATTCACATTTGAAACTAAAATTAACAGCACTGAAGAAATGGGCATAAATTTAACCCAGTCAACTATTCATCTCCCCGAACCAATGACAACCACAGGGATGGACAGCCACGTTGTTAATACAGAAAGCACGACGATTACAGGGCCGTCCCCCATGTCCCTCGTACAGACAAATGAGAGTAAAACGACGATGGAAAATAAAATGACAACTTCTGATAGCGGTGGAATAACAAGTAGCTTATTGAACACCACTATCCCTACAAGTACAATAATACAATCAACGAGCGAAACTAGCCAAGGAAGTAATTTCGAAGTGACATCGCCAATTTTGTCTATGGCAACAACGGTAATGGAAACAACGACAGGAAGAATTACTCAATCTATTTCCACTCCCACAAAAACTGATTTCACGTCTACTGCCGTCACTACGAGTCCAGAATCTAGCAGCAATCAACACGCAACTTCAATTAGTGTTACAACCACAACGACGAAGGAACATAAAAGCACGGccacaataaaacaaacaaagacGCAAAAGAGTGCTACTTTTGAATCGACAACTGAAGACGAAACGTCGA AAATTCCTGACATTTCGACGATTGGTATTCTTCGTCCATCTACACCCGCTTCACAAACATCAATCATTGGACCAGTCGTGGGAACTATCGGAGGGATTCTTCTTTTAGCGCTTATCGTTGTTTTTATACTTTCAAAGCAACTCAAAAAAAG AAGAGGTAGTGGAACCATAAACAAGGGTGGGCGTGGCAATTACAATGAGGGGTTAGAAATGGAAGAACAACTTAATCCGAGAGATATAATGTCAGAGC ATCCCGAAGATGTGGAATCAGGTCGAGACAATTCTGAAAAAACGGAAACTCTTCGTTATCAGACGTTTTCGAACCCTGCTGGAAATTCAGACAATAATTCTCTCTTACCCAAAGATCAAGTTGACTCGTCAAACGGGCAAGATTCACCCTACGCCGTTGTCGATAACCATCAGAATCAGATAAACGATGTGACCACAGAAGGCAACGACAATGCAATGTATACTGCTGTGAACAAGACAAAATCGAAAAAGTTAACCGAATCCTCAAATGTTTCGGATGCGGTGGATGTAACAGAACCCCAATATGCTGTTGTTGATAAGCAAAAAAAAGGCGAAATAATTAATGTTTCTGCTAACCCTGACGAGAACTCCCCTGTAGCTTATGCAACGGTTCAAAAAACCAATGTTGAGGATtctaaaaaaatgtcaaaatcaGAAAACCCCTCTGATGAAAACCAAGAGTCTGGTCCGACTTACGCTACCGTGGAGAAATCGAAATCAAAAGGCCCTGTGAAACAGAAAACACCTTCAGATGGAGACGACAAACACGACAATAAAGTGACATACGCTGTTGTACAGAAACCCAAAAAAGATGATTCTTCAAACGTCATTGAAGTAACTTATGCAACGGTCAATAAACCCAAAACAGATCAGAGTTCCGATGTCAAGGGACGTGCTGAAGGGGCTGACATTGAACTAAATGACGACCCATATGCAATGATTGACAAGGGTAAATAA
- the LOC120344507 gene encoding uncharacterized protein LOC120344507 isoform X2, whose product MNEKLLIYIGLFAWMIAVVSAGRGEWNAFGSYQYYVSGNEDIKPYADGETFCKNNDGKMALIKTSEIQTFIQNQVTATSGTPYGFYIGLKEVGTSNTFIWNDNSELTYINWKKGQPSSEKPEPCVSMGWFHTYYADLLWYDVECVANAPIGFVCQRLIGWNWGSWESWGSCECPGMRQRNRTCVDSGRIGPYSCNDTSTQSEICAPSVSCNATMPLIPLDRGNWFPNGSYEYYVSPGGSSGSYEYSKTFCKNKGSELALIKNKITQGFIKTLISNGSGEPYTFYIGLVYDKSKSMFQWNDGTNLSFTLWDEGEPNNHDSDSSTQICVSIGKQKTYDTNLLWHTIDCITGATGQKGLVCQRIIGKYWQTWSSWSECNCSTIIKMRKRTCIDSSRTGPDACVGSHNETANCTKDPTCYTTTVAETTLPLTTTAETEQDQMTTVTFQFTFETKINSTEEMGINLTQSTIHLPEPMTTTGMDSHVVNTESTTITGPSPMSLVQTNESKTTMENKMTTSDSGGITSSLLNTTIPTSTIIQSTSETSQGSNFEVTSPILSMATTVMETTTGRITQSISTPTKTDFTSTAVTTSPESSSNQHATSISVTTTTTKEHKSTATIKQTKTQKSATFESTTEDETSKIPDISTIGILRPSTPASQTSIIGPVVGTIGGILLLALIVVFILSKQLKKRRGSGTINKGGRGNYNEGLEMEEQLNPRDIMSEHPEDVESGRDNSEKTETLRYQTFSNPAGNSDNNSLLPKDQVDSSNGQDSPYAVVDNHQNQINDVTTEGNDNAMYTAVNKTKSKKLTESSNVSDAVDVTEPQYAVVDKQKKGEIINVSANPDENSPVAYATVQKTNVEDSKKMSKSENPSDENQESGPTYATVEKSKSKGPVKQKTPSDGDDKHDNKVTYAVVQKPKKDDSSNVIEVTYATVNKPKTDQSSDVKGRAEGADIELNDDPYAMIDKGK is encoded by the exons ATGAATGAGAAACTTTTGATATACATTGGATTATTTGCTTGGATGATTGCTGTCGTTAGCGCAG GTAGAGGTGAGTGGAATGCATTTGGAAGTTATCAATACTACGTATCTGGAAATGAAGATATAAAACCATATGCTGATGGTGAAACATTCTGTAAAAATAATGATGGGAAGATGGCATTGATTAAAACGAGCGAGATTCAAACGTTTATTCAAAATCAAGTAACAGCTACCTCAG GAACACCCTATGGATTTTATATTGGATTAAAGGAAGTTGGCACAAGCAATACCTTCATATGGAATGACAATTCAGAACTAACTTACATCAACTGGAAGAAGGGTCAACCTTCTAGTGAGAAACCTGAACCGTGTGTTTCTATGGGGTGGTTTCACACGTATTATGCAGATCTACTGTGGTATGACGTTGAATGCGTTGCGAATGCACCAATTGGGTTTGTCTGCCAGCGATTAATTG GCTGGAATTGGGGATCATGGGAGTCTTGGGGAAGTTGTGAATGCCCGGGAATGAGACAGCGTAACCGAACTTGTGTTGACAGCGGAAGAATTGGTCCATACTCATGTAATGATACGTCAACACAATCGGAA ATATGCGCGCCATCTGTTTCCTGCAATGCAACTATGCCTTTGATTCCACTAG ATCGAGGAAACTGGTTTCCTAACGGAAGTTATGAATATTACGTTTCACCGGGTGGTAGTTCAGGATCTTATGAATATTcgaaaacattttgcaaaaataaaggAAGCGAATTAGCATtgataaagaataaaataaccCAAGGATTTATTAAAACACTCATTTCTAATGGATCAG GAGAACCATACACGTTCTATATTGGACTTGTTTATGACAAATCAAAGTCGATGTTTCAATGGAACGATGGAACAAACTTGTCATTCACTCTTTGGGATGAAGGAGAACCAAACAATCATGATTCTGATAGTAGCACACAAATTTGCGTATCGATTGGTAAACAAAAAACTTATGACACAAATCTCCTGTGGCATACGATAGACTGTATCACAGGAGCAACAGGACAAAAAGGATTGGTGTGTCAAAGAATTATTG GTAAATACTGGCAAACCTGGTCTTCTTGGAGTGAATGTAACTGCTCAACCATAATCAAAATGAGAAAACGCACATGCATTGATTCTTCTCGAACAGGGCCCGATGCGTGCGTTGGCAGCCACAATGAG ACTGCAAATTGTACAAAAGACCCAACTTGTTATACGACTACTGTTGCGGAAACAACATTACCATTAACTACAACTGCTG AAACCGAACAAGACCAAATGACGACAGTGACCTTCCAATTCACATTTGAAACTAAAATTAACAGCACTGAAGAAATGGGCATAAATTTAACCCAGTCAACTATTCATCTCCCCGAACCAATGACAACCACAGGGATGGACAGCCACGTTGTTAATACAGAAAGCACGACGATTACAGGGCCGTCCCCCATGTCCCTCGTACAGACAAATGAGAGTAAAACGACGATGGAAAATAAAATGACAACTTCTGATAGCGGTGGAATAACAAGTAGCTTATTGAACACCACTATCCCTACAAGTACAATAATACAATCAACGAGCGAAACTAGCCAAGGAAGTAATTTCGAAGTGACATCGCCAATTTTGTCTATGGCAACAACGGTAATGGAAACAACGACAGGAAGAATTACTCAATCTATTTCCACTCCCACAAAAACTGATTTCACGTCTACTGCCGTCACTACGAGTCCAGAATCTAGCAGCAATCAACACGCAACTTCAATTAGTGTTACAACCACAACGACGAAGGAACATAAAAGCACGGccacaataaaacaaacaaagacGCAAAAGAGTGCTACTTTTGAATCGACAACTGAAGACGAAACGTCGA AAATTCCTGACATTTCGACGATTGGTATTCTTCGTCCATCTACACCCGCTTCACAAACATCAATCATTGGACCAGTCGTGGGAACTATCGGAGGGATTCTTCTTTTAGCGCTTATCGTTGTTTTTATACTTTCAAAGCAACTCAAAAAAAG AAGAGGTAGTGGAACCATAAACAAGGGTGGGCGTGGCAATTACAATGAGGGGTTAGAAATGGAAGAACAACTTAATCCGAGAGATATAATGTCAGAGC ATCCCGAAGATGTGGAATCAGGTCGAGACAATTCTGAAAAAACGGAAACTCTTCGTTATCAGACGTTTTCGAACCCTGCTGGAAATTCAGACAATAATTCTCTCTTACCCAAAGATCAAGTTGACTCGTCAAACGGGCAAGATTCACCCTACGCCGTTGTCGATAACCATCAGAATCAGATAAACGATGTGACCACAGAAGGCAACGACAATGCAATGTATACTGCTGTGAACAAGACAAAATCGAAAAAGTTAACCGAATCCTCAAATGTTTCGGATGCGGTGGATGTAACAGAACCCCAATATGCTGTTGTTGATAAGCAAAAAAAAGGCGAAATAATTAATGTTTCTGCTAACCCTGACGAGAACTCCCCTGTAGCTTATGCAACGGTTCAAAAAACCAATGTTGAGGATtctaaaaaaatgtcaaaatcaGAAAACCCCTCTGATGAAAACCAAGAGTCTGGTCCGACTTACGCTACCGTGGAGAAATCGAAATCAAAAGGCCCTGTGAAACAGAAAACACCTTCAGATGGAGACGACAAACACGACAATAAAGTGACATACGCTGTTGTACAGAAACCCAAAAAAGATGATTCTTCAAACGTCATTGAAGTAACTTATGCAACGGTCAATAAACCCAAAACAGATCAGAGTTCCGATGTCAAGGGACGTGCTGAAGGGGCTGACATTGAACTAAATGACGACCCATATGCAATGATTGACAAGGGTAAATAA
- the LOC120344945 gene encoding uncharacterized protein LOC120344945 — MRFSFCSWILCVTEFTTVLGSSGFGLDESTTSPVNNDNIASTVYDKEFDKTISQTTVAKIFSTASTSSASTRTTKATQSTSLYETTSAQDRRGSWQRLNNIEYYVSKAREIKNFDQSKEFCRQQGGTLALVKTSETQSFIASLVIRDSGTPYGFFIGLKRVNNNSFAWIDNEAESYGAWHSGEPNNTDENEDCVIMGWIHEFMKNLRWRDYKCGVEKFAPTGFICQRILETTVIPTTESFTSALKTTASKYISTEGELTTKSSTSEIFEPTSGTQQISTKESTDLILWTERPNSQTTTIGLVVGGISLLLLVVITVLGYCYRKRQSKNELLQRIQKTNLDVDDYVELHQINIEEPRSTKPVQKDPSSPTPLEYIKDRDTSTKISVRDSTYVLMTSPSIEIKSRSESNRSFVDIMLPTTNVTPTDNTITSPEAEAYEFMSGGFEEDEKEKNLILGKTQLTSVGQETTEGCLYEIMTKGTTNESSNVNKHSNTSQSSKIHLRMDNSNKDKQMSSHILKEKGDIKNIETREKSAQGDKSNLQEDLQGKTIQKVEKIIQLPLPSIPKCGDENKTTDEYELMPYGEITFQNEPPSKADVLPPEVIMTKQNSMRIKTNDSSKIVQGSTLPILPENTDIEIDNDITPYGAIEYEEKSTETEESLSNKENLSNDSNKNKSVIQNMPLPAIPISDDSNSPVESRNEIYAEIQSESTIKVVSTALGPSLDKEEILEDDYTKVETPVKLSFDPGDQDVYEEIDKTTAVSRQNRKRRTIIGPKGDEYAIVTKEV, encoded by the exons ATGCGATTCTCCTTCTGCTCATGGATCTTATGTGTCACGGAATTTACAA cTGTTCTGGGCTCATCTGGTTTCGGGTTGGACGAATCGACAACGTCACCAGTAAACAATGATAACATCGCCTCAACTGTTTATGATAAGGAGTTTGATAAAACCATATCCCAGACTACGGTAGCCAAAATATTCTCAACTGCATCGACATCTAGTGCATCAACCCGAACAACAAAAGCAACCCAAAGCACGAGTCTATATGAAACTACTTCTGCCCAAG ATCGTCGTGGGAGTTGGCAGAGGCTAAATAATATCGAATATTACGTATCTAAAGCTAGAGAGATAAAGAATTTCGACCAAAGTAAAGAGTTTTGCAGGCAACAGGGTGGAACGCTTGCTCTTGTTAAAACAAGCGAAACACAGAGTTTCATTGCAAGTCTTGTGATCCGAGACTCAG GTACGCCATATGGGTTTTTCATTGGTTTGAAAAGAGTGAACAATAACAGCTTTGCGTGGATTGATAACGAGGCTGAATCGTATGGGGCATGGCATTCTGGAGAACCTAATAATACGGATGAAAATGAAGATTGCGTTATTATGGGTTGGATTCACGAATTTATGAAAAATCTCCGATGGAGAGACTACAAATGTGGCGTGGAAAAATTCGCACCAACCGGATTCATATGCCAAAGGATATTAG aaACGACTGTCATTCCTACTACGGAGTCGTTCACAAGCGCTTTGAAAACTACagcttcaaaatatatttcgacGGAAGGGGAACTCACAACAAAATCGTCAACTTCAGAAATCTTCGAACCCACGTCCGGGACTcaacaaatttcaacaaaagAATCGACTGATCTTATTTTATGGACAGAAAGACCGAATTCTCAAACTACAACAATTGGTCTTGTGGTCGGCGGGATATCGCTGTTGCTTCTAGTTGTGATAACCGTACTTGGATATTGCTATCGAAAAAG GCAATCTAAGAATGAATTACTGCAGAGAATACAAAAAACAAATCTTG ATGTGGATGACTATGTGGAGTTACatcaaattaatattgaagaacCCCGTTCTACAAAACCAGTACAGAAAGATCCTAGTTCGCCAACGCCTCTAGAATATATAAAAGATCGTGACACGTCTACAAAAATATCCGTAAGAGATTCAACATATGTGTTGATGACGTCTCCTTCAATAGAAATCAAATCTCGCTCTGAAAGCAATCGCTCATTCGTCGATATCATGCTTCCAACCACAAATGTAACTCCAACAGACAATACCATTACCAGTCCTGAAGCAGAAGCATACGAGTTTATGTCTGGTGGATTTGAAgaagatgaaaaagaaaaaaatctgattttggGCAAAACGCAATTGACAAGCGTAGGCCAGGAAACAACAGAAGGATGCTTATACGAAATCATGACAAAGGGAACAACGAACGAATCAAGTAATGTTAATAAACATTCGAACACAAGTCAAAgttcaaaaatacatttgaGAATGGATAATTCAAATAAGGATAAGCAAATGTCATCGCATATTTTGAAGGAAAAAGGCGacatcaaaaatattgaaacacgTGAAAAATCAGCTCAAGGGGACAAATCGAATTTACAAGAAGATTTGCAGGGTAAAACTATACAGAAAGTGGAAAAAATCATTCAGTTACCATTACCTTCAATACCGAAGTGTGGAGATGAAAACAAGACCACTGATGAGTACGAATTGATGCCGTATGGCGAGATAACTTTTCAAAATGAACCTCCTAGTAAAGCTGATGTGCTGCCGCCTGAAGTTAtcatgacaaaacaaaattcaatgagAATAAAGACCAACGATAGTAGCAAAATAGTGCAGGGCAGTACTCTGCCCATCTTACCCGAAAACACAGACATAGAAATCGATAATGACATTACGCCATATGGTGCAATTGAATACGAGGAAAAATCTACGGAGACCGAAGAATCGCTGAGCAATAAAGAAAATCTCAGCAACGATTCAAATAAGAATAAATCAGTCATACAGAATATGCCTTTACCTGCAATACCAATATCAGACGATAGCAATTCGCCTGTAGAAAGTCGAAACGAAATTTACGCTGAAATACAAAGTGAATCAACAATCAAAGTAGTCTCGACCGCACTCGGTCCATCTCTAGATAAAGAGGAGATTCTTGAAGATGACTACACCAAAGTGGAAACACCGGTCAAACTGAGTTTTGATCCGGGCGATCAGGATGTATATGAGGAGATTGATAAGACCACGGCAGTCAGCAGACAGAATAGGAAACGAAGGACAATTATTGGTCCTAAAGGTGACGAATATGCTATAGTGACAAAAGAAGTCTAA